In one window of Zhongshania aliphaticivorans DNA:
- a CDS encoding alpha/beta hydrolase, which translates to MKTESHIVNDLHATRYTPEDQEAKYALVISHGLGGHGGIYNAFCAHHAAKGVEIWSFDAPGHGLSTSTRPRGQFTMEEWAQGTRDFAAHVKAKTGLPVFALGSSLGVSAAISAIDSPDLSGVICMGSVAVPGSPTIKAMTEAWRSEPVQELLTQFGRALRLDLPLFFDFDEDYGFKGAYEAKKQDPLNTWSYDLASWASILNYVPPIPLSENTKPVLYTAGSKDPNIPEGALELIVAEIAGPVTLKIFEDATHQLMLFNTEEYSDCVHTFCLENA; encoded by the coding sequence ATGAAAACCGAATCCCACATTGTTAATGACTTGCATGCCACCAGATACACCCCGGAAGACCAAGAAGCAAAATACGCGCTCGTGATCTCTCATGGCCTGGGTGGCCACGGCGGAATATATAATGCCTTCTGTGCACACCATGCTGCCAAAGGGGTAGAAATCTGGAGTTTTGACGCACCAGGACATGGCCTTTCTACTAGCACTCGCCCACGCGGCCAATTCACAATGGAAGAGTGGGCGCAGGGTACTCGTGACTTCGCCGCCCACGTTAAAGCCAAAACTGGCCTACCTGTCTTTGCACTGGGCTCCAGTCTTGGTGTTTCTGCAGCTATCTCTGCCATAGACTCGCCCGACCTGTCTGGCGTCATCTGTATGGGCTCTGTAGCCGTCCCCGGCAGCCCGACCATCAAAGCTATGACCGAAGCATGGCGCAGTGAGCCTGTACAGGAATTACTAACGCAATTCGGCCGGGCCCTGCGCTTGGATTTACCCCTGTTTTTTGATTTTGACGAAGACTATGGCTTCAAAGGTGCCTACGAAGCCAAGAAACAAGACCCCTTGAACACCTGGTCTTACGATCTAGCTTCTTGGGCATCTATATTGAACTACGTTCCGCCCATCCCCTTGAGCGAAAACACCAAGCCGGTGCTGTACACCGCAGGCTCAAAAGACCCCAACATTCCCGAGGGCGCCTTAGAGCTTATCGTTGCTGAGATTGCCGGCCCGGTAACTCTCAAAATTTTTGAAGACGCCACTCACCAGCTTATGTTGTTTAATACTGAAGAGTACTCAGACTGCGTACACACCTTCTGTCTAGAGAACGCATAA
- a CDS encoding Nit6803 family nitrilase, with the protein MMAQCKTIRAAAVQLSPDLGSAEGTLAKVLNTIDDAAAKGVELIVFPETFVPYYPYFSFVYPPVASGPEHLRLYEEAVLVPGPITRAVAERARAREMVVVLGVNERDNGSLYNTQLIFDADGQLVLKRRKLTPTFHERMIWGQGDASGLKVAETRVGRVGALACWEHYNPLARYALMTQHEQIHCSQFPGSLVGPIFADQIEATIRHHALEAGCFVVNSTGWLSDEQIASITSDPKLQRSLRHGCNTAIVSPEGVHLATPLREGEGLVIADLDFNLITKRKRMMDSVGHYARPELLSLLINDKPSSYSQAMPSTTHTITGELCDEAEAKLDAHKPLTTADDY; encoded by the coding sequence TGACGACGCTGCCGCAAAGGGCGTTGAGCTTATTGTGTTTCCAGAAACCTTCGTTCCCTATTACCCCTATTTTTCATTCGTATACCCACCCGTGGCCTCTGGCCCCGAGCACCTGCGCCTTTACGAAGAGGCCGTGCTGGTTCCCGGCCCAATAACCCGCGCTGTTGCGGAACGCGCTCGGGCAAGAGAGATGGTGGTGGTACTCGGCGTCAACGAACGCGACAACGGCAGCCTGTATAACACCCAATTAATTTTTGACGCTGACGGACAGCTGGTACTAAAGCGTCGCAAACTAACACCCACCTTTCACGAGCGCATGATCTGGGGGCAAGGCGATGCCTCTGGCTTGAAAGTCGCGGAGACTCGGGTAGGACGTGTCGGCGCATTAGCCTGCTGGGAACACTACAACCCGCTAGCGCGCTACGCGCTGATGACCCAACACGAACAGATTCATTGCAGCCAATTCCCTGGTTCACTTGTCGGCCCAATTTTCGCTGATCAAATAGAGGCCACAATACGTCACCACGCATTAGAAGCGGGCTGCTTTGTTGTCAACTCCACCGGCTGGTTAAGTGATGAGCAAATAGCATCCATCACCTCGGACCCCAAATTACAGCGCTCACTCCGCCACGGCTGCAATACCGCCATTGTTTCGCCAGAGGGCGTGCACCTGGCAACACCGCTGCGCGAAGGTGAAGGGCTCGTCATTGCCGACCTCGACTTCAATTTAATTACCAAGCGGAAACGCATGATGGATTCCGTAGGCCATTACGCCCGCCCCGAACTCCTTAGCCTGTTGATTAACGACAAGCCCAGCAGCTACAGCCAAGCCATGCCTAGCACCACCCACACCATAACGGGAGAACTCTGCGATGAAGCCGAAGCCAAGCTCGATGCCCACAAGCCACTCACCACAGCGGATGATTACTGA
- a CDS encoding MSMEG_0568 family radical SAM protein, whose product MKPKPSSMPTSHSPQRMITELQTQGLRLASGKSTQLRRKGGAGPSDHQAITIGDTTVMVPVYSDSAWESPFSVDESNDRNSLNQDGIPLADITFVNNPKFYELHTADGIPYSHIATLHSRDVLATTVLQTCIRYESRRKACKFCSIGQSLRAGRTIAHKTPQQLAEVAKAAVELDGIQHMVMTTGTPATPDRGAAVLCDSALAIKAAVDLPIQGQCEPPKDPIWYQRMKDAGIDALGMHLEVVTPALRDELMPGKAELTMDVYMQAFADAVAVFGRGQVSTYILAGLGDSAEAITACCEKLIALGVYPFVVPFVPIRGTPLEDHPAPTADFMEPLLETIAAQLASGQLRSTDIKAGCGRCGACSTLSKYEH is encoded by the coding sequence ATGAAGCCGAAGCCAAGCTCGATGCCCACAAGCCACTCACCACAGCGGATGATTACTGAGCTACAAACCCAAGGTTTACGACTAGCAAGTGGCAAGAGCACACAGTTACGACGCAAAGGTGGCGCCGGCCCCAGCGATCACCAAGCTATTACCATTGGCGACACCACCGTCATGGTGCCGGTTTACAGCGACAGCGCTTGGGAGTCTCCCTTTTCAGTGGATGAGTCCAATGACCGCAACTCACTGAACCAAGATGGCATCCCGCTAGCCGACATCACTTTTGTGAATAACCCAAAATTTTATGAGCTGCATACTGCTGACGGTATTCCCTACTCCCATATCGCCACGCTCCACAGCCGCGACGTGTTGGCAACTACGGTACTGCAAACCTGCATTCGCTATGAGAGTCGTCGCAAGGCCTGTAAATTCTGCTCAATTGGTCAATCGCTAAGAGCCGGGCGCACCATTGCCCACAAAACGCCGCAACAACTTGCCGAGGTCGCCAAAGCTGCCGTGGAGCTGGACGGCATTCAACACATGGTGATGACAACAGGCACACCCGCCACACCGGATCGTGGCGCGGCGGTACTTTGCGACAGCGCCCTTGCGATTAAGGCCGCCGTTGACCTGCCCATTCAAGGTCAGTGTGAGCCGCCAAAAGACCCCATTTGGTATCAACGCATGAAAGATGCTGGCATCGATGCCCTGGGCATGCATTTAGAAGTAGTGACCCCAGCACTGCGCGATGAACTGATGCCCGGCAAGGCAGAACTGACGATGGACGTCTATATGCAGGCCTTCGCTGATGCGGTTGCAGTCTTTGGTCGCGGCCAAGTTAGTACCTATATTTTAGCGGGACTGGGCGACAGTGCTGAGGCGATTACAGCGTGCTGCGAAAAACTGATCGCCTTAGGTGTTTACCCCTTTGTTGTGCCCTTTGTACCGATCCGCGGCACTCCTTTAGAAGACCACCCAGCACCTACCGCCGATTTTATGGAACCGCTGTTAGAGACCATTGCTGCCCAGCTCGCTAGCGGCCAATTGCGCTCAACGGATATTAAAGCTGGCTGCGGACGCTGCGGAGCCTGCTCAACCTTATCCAAGTACGAGCACTGA
- a CDS encoding MSMEG_0569 family flavin-dependent oxidoreductase, producing MNTQTTPKQHLPVIIVGGGQAGLSVSYYLQEQEIEHLVLERKTLMHSWQSQRWDSFTLVTPNWQCNLPGHPYDSDEPKGFMRRDDIVAYLKRFADKVKPPVREGVTVNRISIASDGSYEVTTSDGNYSCDQVVIASGGYQAPIIPRMAEKLPDDLFQMHSAQYKNPEQLPDGAVLVVGSGQSGAQIAEDLHLAKRKVILATGDAPRVARQYRGKDVVEWLHDMGYYDISVEQHPLREGVRDNTNHYVTGRDGGREIDLRRFAQEGMELYGLMENYDGENLLFKDNLAANLDHADKVYRNINTRIDTWISEQGIEAPAATEYKADWQPSEERGKLNLADANIGSVLWCIGYRPDFAWLDAPVFNGMGHPQHTRGVSAQTGLYFIGLPWLHTWGSGRFSGVARDAEYIAQQIKSQAAGEEVKSEFASIEI from the coding sequence ATGAATACCCAAACTACGCCAAAACAGCATTTGCCTGTCATTATCGTTGGCGGCGGCCAAGCCGGCCTGTCGGTTAGTTATTACTTACAAGAACAAGAAATCGAGCACTTGGTACTCGAGCGCAAAACCCTGATGCACAGCTGGCAAAGTCAACGCTGGGATTCGTTTACCTTAGTAACCCCAAACTGGCAGTGTAATTTACCCGGCCATCCCTATGATAGCGACGAACCAAAGGGCTTTATGCGCCGCGACGATATCGTCGCCTACCTCAAACGCTTTGCCGACAAAGTAAAGCCGCCGGTACGCGAAGGCGTCACCGTCAATCGCATTAGTATCGCCAGCGACGGCAGTTACGAAGTGACGACCAGTGACGGCAATTACAGCTGCGATCAAGTCGTGATTGCTTCAGGTGGCTACCAAGCCCCCATCATCCCCCGCATGGCAGAAAAACTACCCGACGACTTATTCCAAATGCATTCCGCGCAGTATAAAAACCCAGAGCAACTCCCCGACGGGGCAGTGCTAGTGGTCGGCTCGGGTCAATCGGGCGCGCAAATCGCCGAAGACCTTCATCTCGCAAAACGCAAAGTGATTCTTGCCACTGGCGACGCACCACGTGTCGCTCGTCAGTATCGCGGTAAAGACGTGGTGGAATGGCTGCACGACATGGGCTATTACGATATTTCTGTTGAGCAACACCCTCTGCGCGAAGGTGTCCGCGACAACACCAACCACTATGTCACCGGTCGCGACGGCGGACGCGAAATTGACTTACGTCGCTTCGCTCAAGAAGGCATGGAACTGTATGGCCTAATGGAAAATTATGACGGAGAAAATTTACTATTTAAAGATAACCTCGCTGCCAATCTAGATCACGCAGACAAGGTCTACCGGAATATCAACACTCGCATCGATACTTGGATATCAGAACAAGGTATTGAAGCTCCTGCTGCCACCGAATACAAAGCGGATTGGCAACCTTCTGAAGAGCGCGGCAAACTGAATTTAGCAGACGCTAACATTGGCAGTGTGCTTTGGTGCATAGGCTACCGCCCCGATTTCGCCTGGCTAGATGCTCCCGTATTCAACGGCATGGGACACCCCCAACACACGCGTGGCGTTAGCGCCCAAACCGGCTTATATTTCATTGGCCTACCGTGGTTGCACACTTGGGGCTCAGGGCGCTTTTCCGGAGTCGCCCGTGATGCCGAATATATTGCTCAACAGATAAAATCACAGGCGGCAGGCGAAGAAGTAAAGAGTGAATTTGCTAGCATTGAAATATAA
- a CDS encoding MSMEG_0570 family nitrogen starvation response protein: MPALNFTVRWPDNSVDICYSPSTVLLEHLKEHQHYPLNDFLHRTQLALNKASDRVEQKYGYQCSSAMDQLARIKTKAKHFGQHDNETVEVISITP; encoded by the coding sequence ATGCCCGCTCTAAATTTCACAGTCCGCTGGCCAGACAACAGTGTCGATATCTGCTACTCGCCGTCTACGGTACTGCTCGAGCATCTTAAGGAACACCAGCATTACCCGCTCAACGATTTTTTGCATCGTACCCAGCTTGCGCTAAACAAAGCCAGCGACCGCGTCGAGCAAAAATACGGCTACCAATGCAGCAGCGCAATGGATCAACTCGCCCGTATCAAGACCAAAGCCAAACACTTTGGCCAGCACGACAATGAAACCGTCGAAGTTATCAGCATCACCCCCTGA
- a CDS encoding TonB-dependent receptor, protein MRIAPKTPAQFLASVTLSITSMAAFSAPQLEEVIVTAQKRTESIQDVPVSINAVSADTMAKNGIGNLEEMSSLVPNLNISDSPNANVIVMRGLGSGAANPSFEQSVGLYVDGIYAGRSAQFQIPFLDVQRVEVLRGPQGVIFGKNSIAGAISIHSEKPSDEFEAEIQGSYEFEYGSSVLTGILSGPILDSGLGARLVVSESRDESFIENHYSGDGPGEPDQSGNGQAVRLSVDWAASDTTDVLLKVEHSKYDEEGSKFQIIGYDRTAPQTDPILAPITASIVAAQDAAGEDYTFNTTNYQDGKSSDTFLDQDSDSVTLNVAQQVGDFEVSYTGGYSAYDRFSASDGDFSGADLVVEYVPENFEQVSHELRFTSPVGERFVYMGGLYYLDRTLDLRGSGRDIDLQLSVPPALDFHYSTAIDYYEESEAFSGFVQGTWNITDAISATLGVRRSVEEKSAKASQEINQYQTDEPETNPAVLALATSSGTGAYDYDKQTRKEANTDGTFNLQWVVNDDVNLYFTHARATKGGGFNATESTGNIDGFEYDEERARNYEIGAKMELFDRRLRLNTALFYTEFENLQVSTLDETAFVVENAGEAESKGLEVELTYLVSEDIMVGLNAAVLRARYTEFQGTCPQNVNAQSVECQNSADGTEDFNGEPLLAAPDASGSAFIDYTKGFGGFMFNARLDAKYSDQYYFDSIHEAATIQDAFWKFNANVGISNLENSWGVSLSALNITDERTINFGGQSVLVPCQYCGNLEDPRMYTLNFRYAL, encoded by the coding sequence ATGAGAATTGCACCAAAAACACCTGCTCAGTTTCTGGCCTCGGTCACCCTTTCAATTACTTCTATGGCTGCTTTCAGCGCGCCACAGCTTGAAGAAGTGATAGTGACAGCTCAAAAACGAACTGAGAGTATTCAGGATGTACCGGTATCCATTAATGCGGTATCGGCAGATACAATGGCAAAAAATGGCATTGGTAATCTAGAAGAAATGTCATCGCTGGTACCTAATCTTAATATCAGTGACTCGCCCAATGCCAATGTTATTGTCATGCGTGGCTTGGGATCCGGTGCAGCAAACCCCTCATTTGAACAAAGCGTAGGTTTGTACGTTGATGGTATCTACGCCGGACGATCAGCACAATTTCAAATCCCCTTTCTAGATGTGCAGCGTGTTGAAGTATTGCGTGGCCCACAGGGCGTTATATTTGGTAAAAACTCCATTGCTGGGGCGATTAGTATTCACAGTGAAAAGCCGTCGGATGAATTTGAAGCGGAAATCCAGGGTAGCTACGAATTTGAGTACGGTAGTAGTGTGCTCACTGGAATATTATCTGGACCAATTTTGGATTCGGGCTTGGGTGCACGTTTAGTAGTTAGCGAGTCTAGGGATGAATCGTTTATAGAAAATCATTACAGTGGTGATGGTCCCGGTGAACCAGATCAAAGTGGGAACGGGCAGGCTGTGCGTTTAAGCGTGGACTGGGCTGCTAGTGATACCACCGATGTTTTGTTGAAAGTTGAGCATAGTAAATATGACGAAGAAGGAAGTAAGTTTCAGATAATTGGTTATGACCGTACTGCGCCGCAAACGGATCCTATTCTTGCGCCTATAACTGCGTCAATTGTGGCGGCGCAAGATGCGGCGGGCGAAGATTATACTTTTAATACGACCAATTATCAGGATGGAAAATCAAGTGATACTTTCTTAGATCAAGATAGTGATAGTGTGACCCTTAATGTTGCGCAGCAAGTTGGTGATTTTGAAGTGAGCTACACTGGCGGTTACTCTGCCTATGACCGTTTTAGTGCCAGTGATGGTGACTTTAGCGGTGCAGATTTAGTCGTTGAATATGTCCCCGAAAACTTCGAGCAAGTGTCTCATGAGCTGCGGTTTACCTCGCCGGTGGGTGAACGTTTTGTGTATATGGGTGGTTTGTATTATTTAGATCGAACCTTAGATTTAAGGGGCTCGGGAAGAGATATTGATTTGCAATTGTCAGTGCCACCTGCACTTGATTTCCATTACTCGACAGCGATTGATTATTATGAGGAGTCAGAGGCGTTTTCTGGTTTTGTGCAGGGCACGTGGAATATAACAGATGCCATTAGTGCAACTCTTGGTGTGCGTCGTTCGGTGGAAGAAAAATCAGCCAAAGCCAGTCAAGAGATTAATCAGTATCAAACTGATGAGCCTGAAACTAACCCTGCCGTTCTGGCGCTTGCGACTTCCTCTGGTACGGGGGCTTATGACTATGACAAGCAAACCCGCAAAGAGGCCAATACAGATGGCACTTTTAACTTGCAGTGGGTAGTTAACGATGATGTTAATTTGTACTTCACTCATGCAAGAGCGACTAAAGGTGGTGGATTTAATGCTACCGAATCTACTGGAAATATAGATGGTTTTGAGTATGACGAAGAGCGTGCCAGAAATTATGAAATTGGTGCGAAGATGGAGTTGTTCGATCGGCGTTTACGTCTGAATACGGCATTATTCTATACCGAGTTTGAAAATTTACAGGTCTCTACCCTCGACGAAACGGCTTTTGTCGTCGAGAATGCTGGTGAAGCAGAGAGCAAAGGGCTTGAGGTGGAGTTAACTTACCTTGTATCAGAAGATATCATGGTTGGTCTAAACGCTGCTGTTTTGCGAGCGAGGTATACTGAGTTCCAGGGAACTTGTCCGCAGAATGTCAACGCACAATCTGTGGAGTGTCAAAACAGCGCTGATGGCACAGAGGACTTTAATGGAGAGCCGTTACTAGCAGCCCCAGATGCCAGCGGTAGTGCTTTTATTGACTACACCAAAGGTTTTGGCGGCTTTATGTTTAATGCGCGACTCGACGCTAAATATTCTGATCAATACTATTTTGATTCAATCCATGAAGCCGCGACAATCCAAGATGCGTTTTGGAAATTTAATGCGAATGTCGGTATAAGCAATCTGGAAAATTCCTGGGGTGTTAGTTTGAGTGCGCTCAATATAACAGATGAGCGCACGATCAATTTTGGTGGCCAGTCTGTTCTTGTTCCCTGTCAGTATTGTGGTAACTTAGAAGACCCGCGCATGTACACGTTAAACTTCCGTTATGCTCTGTAG
- a CDS encoding sll0787 family AIR synthase-like protein, whose amino-acid sequence MNLRQLLDQVYRHSGIDHKRDISRLAPYMPPLASGLHPNGDDAAALPSPDGYTLLAMEGFIEEFVEHDPWFAGWCGVMVNVSDIAAMGGRPSAIVNAIWDKGGDKAERIMQGMHDAATCFGISLVGGHTNLHANNTQLAVAIMGHAKQLLSSFAARPGQALVAAIDLRGEYRAPFLNWNAATGAPPARLRGDIALLAEIANKKLATAAKDISQAGLLGTTVMLLESSGVGAEIDLSAIPRPQEPSWADWLCSFPSFGYLLTCDHDQLPALLEKFHSRDIAAAEIGQITQEQNLFVHHQEQRELFWNLATSSLTGLGKVPRHSLPVQQQKVQPCPL is encoded by the coding sequence ATGAATCTGCGCCAATTATTAGATCAGGTTTACCGGCATTCAGGTATCGACCACAAACGCGACATCAGCCGCTTAGCACCGTATATGCCGCCCCTAGCCAGTGGCCTGCACCCCAACGGCGACGATGCCGCCGCACTCCCCAGCCCCGATGGCTACACCCTGTTGGCAATGGAGGGGTTTATTGAAGAGTTTGTCGAACACGACCCCTGGTTTGCAGGCTGGTGCGGCGTCATGGTGAATGTCAGCGACATAGCCGCAATGGGTGGCCGCCCCAGTGCCATCGTCAACGCTATTTGGGACAAGGGCGGGGACAAGGCCGAACGCATCATGCAGGGTATGCACGACGCGGCCACCTGCTTCGGCATTTCCTTAGTCGGCGGCCACACCAACCTCCATGCCAATAACACGCAATTGGCGGTCGCGATTATGGGCCACGCTAAACAGTTACTCAGCAGCTTTGCCGCCCGGCCAGGCCAAGCTCTGGTGGCCGCCATTGATTTACGCGGCGAATATCGCGCGCCATTTCTTAATTGGAATGCTGCCACTGGAGCACCGCCAGCAAGACTGCGCGGAGATATCGCACTACTAGCAGAAATTGCCAACAAAAAATTAGCTACCGCCGCAAAAGACATTAGCCAAGCAGGATTACTTGGCACCACCGTAATGCTACTTGAAAGCTCTGGTGTTGGCGCAGAAATAGACTTAAGCGCGATTCCGCGCCCCCAAGAACCAAGCTGGGCCGACTGGCTTTGTAGCTTTCCCAGCTTTGGATATTTGCTCACTTGCGACCACGACCAATTACCAGCACTGCTAGAAAAATTTCACAGCCGTGATATTGCCGCCGCTGAAATTGGTCAAATAACGCAAGAACAAAACCTTTTTGTTCATCACCAAGAACAGAGGGAGCTGTTCTGGAATTTAGCCACTTCCAGCTTAACTGGACTAGGGAAAGTCCCCCGCCATTCACTTCCCGTACAACAACAGAAGGTACAGCCATGCCCGCTCTAA
- a CDS encoding MSMEG_0567/Sll0786 family nitrogen starvation N-acetyltransferase: MTSSQDPKHLRAHLADHTQSYSGFTIKWASLPWEVNEAQALRRRVFCEEQRLFERDDLDVLDQRATVDTSTDQQARILVALGSLCGWHEQIVATVRIHQEAPGVWYGSRLAVDKHFRRQGKLGASLIKLAVSSAYALGCECFLANVQLQNQALFERLHWQRIGSNVVRDQEHALMQANLDFYPPFTTPYSGFIVRNQHRRRPQKELAPNLLLPMQELEGSGQIGAQSL; encoded by the coding sequence ATGACTAGCAGCCAAGACCCAAAACATCTGCGCGCGCATTTAGCGGATCACACGCAATCTTACAGTGGCTTTACCATCAAATGGGCCAGCTTACCCTGGGAAGTAAATGAAGCTCAGGCATTGCGGCGCAGAGTCTTTTGCGAGGAGCAAAGGCTGTTTGAGCGCGACGACCTAGATGTCTTAGACCAGCGAGCGACGGTTGATACATCGACAGATCAACAAGCCCGAATCCTTGTGGCGCTGGGCAGCCTATGTGGCTGGCATGAACAAATTGTTGCCACGGTGCGCATTCACCAAGAAGCCCCCGGTGTTTGGTACGGCTCTAGGCTGGCGGTAGATAAGCATTTTCGACGTCAAGGCAAGCTTGGCGCCAGTCTAATCAAACTTGCGGTGTCCAGCGCCTACGCCCTTGGCTGTGAATGCTTTTTAGCCAATGTGCAATTGCAAAACCAAGCGTTATTTGAACGCCTGCATTGGCAACGTATTGGCAGCAATGTGGTTCGTGACCAAGAGCACGCGCTCATGCAGGCCAACTTGGATTTTTACCCACCCTTCACCACCCCCTACAGTGGATTTATTGTTCGCAACCAACACCGCCGGAGACCCCAGAAAGAGCTTGCGCCAAACCTACTATTACCGATGCAGGAACTTGAGGGCAGCGGGCAGATAGGAGCGCAATCGCTATGA